A genome region from Deinococcus detaillensis includes the following:
- a CDS encoding acyl-CoA dehydrogenase family protein — translation MTKAAEPVQVGTVQGGDLTQLLSQLDMSKLGALASKIDLAGLLNAAAKMDDKQLGQLSKALGVGGKAQEHKKRELPAPDGDFFGLLDTVTDEQRGVALQVREFMHAEVAPIMNEYWNRDEFPRQMIDAMRPLDLLRKVWNEDGTRKADATVMEGLITLEACKVDVSTAVFFGVHAGLAFASVALGGSAEQKAEWLPKMLDLKAIGAFGLTEPEGGSQVSQGMRTTCRRDGDAWVLSGQKKWIGNSTFSDFTVIWARDEDSNEVRGFIVRAGTPGYNVDKIQGKTALRIVENGLITLTDCRVPDADRLQEVKGWRTTADVLRLTRAGVAWQGVGCAMGAYELAVKYSQDRRQFGKRIGEFQLIQNHLVHMLGNVTSMFTMCLRLSYMADHDLMQDEHAALSKVFTAARCRETVAAAREVFGGNGILLENGVAKHFADAEAIYSYEGTNEINTLVVGRAVTGLSAFV, via the coding sequence ATGACCAAAGCAGCAGAGCCAGTTCAGGTTGGCACCGTTCAGGGCGGCGATTTGACGCAACTTCTTTCCCAGCTCGATATGAGCAAGCTCGGCGCACTCGCCAGCAAAATTGATCTGGCGGGGCTGCTCAACGCGGCGGCCAAGATGGATGACAAGCAACTTGGCCAGCTCAGCAAAGCGCTGGGCGTGGGCGGCAAGGCACAAGAACACAAGAAGCGCGAATTGCCCGCGCCTGACGGCGATTTCTTCGGCCTGCTGGACACCGTGACCGACGAGCAACGCGGCGTGGCCCTGCAAGTGCGCGAGTTTATGCACGCTGAAGTGGCCCCGATCATGAACGAATACTGGAACCGCGACGAGTTCCCGCGCCAGATGATCGACGCGATGCGGCCGCTGGACTTGCTGAGAAAGGTCTGGAACGAAGACGGTACCCGCAAGGCCGACGCCACTGTCATGGAAGGGCTGATTACTTTGGAAGCCTGCAAGGTAGACGTGTCCACCGCCGTCTTTTTTGGCGTTCACGCTGGGCTGGCGTTCGCTTCGGTGGCGCTGGGCGGCAGCGCCGAGCAAAAAGCCGAGTGGCTTCCCAAGATGCTGGACCTGAAGGCCATCGGCGCTTTTGGTTTAACCGAACCCGAAGGCGGCTCACAGGTCAGCCAGGGCATGCGCACCACCTGCCGCCGCGACGGCGATGCTTGGGTGCTGAGCGGCCAGAAAAAGTGGATCGGCAATTCCACCTTTTCCGACTTCACGGTGATCTGGGCACGCGACGAGGACAGCAACGAAGTGCGCGGCTTTATCGTGCGGGCCGGAACGCCGGGCTACAACGTAGACAAAATTCAGGGCAAAACGGCGCTGAGAATCGTGGAGAACGGTTTGATCACGCTCACGGATTGCCGCGTGCCCGACGCAGACCGCTTGCAAGAAGTCAAAGGCTGGCGCACCACCGCCGACGTGCTGCGGCTGACCCGTGCGGGCGTGGCGTGGCAGGGCGTGGGATGCGCGATGGGCGCGTATGAACTGGCCGTCAAGTACAGTCAAGACCGCCGGCAATTTGGCAAGCGCATCGGCGAATTCCAACTGATTCAAAACCATCTGGTGCACATGCTCGGCAACGTCACCAGCATGTTTACCATGTGCCTGCGCCTTTCATACATGGCCGATCACGATTTGATGCAAGACGAACACGCCGCTCTTTCCAAAGTCTTTACCGCTGCTCGGTGCCGCGAAACAGTAGCGGCAGCCCGCGAAGTCTTTGGCGGCAACGGTATTTTGCTGGAAAACGGCGTGGCCAAGCACTTCGCCGACGCTGAAGCCATTTACAGTTACGAAGGCACCAACGAAATCAATACTTTGGTGGTCGGACGGGCCGTGACGGGGCTGAGCGCGTTCGTCTAA
- a CDS encoding heavy metal translocating P-type ATPase — translation MTTPNTATPNRFAAPARQPRFNLSPELRFAVMMTGLTLVGLLVGAAGQYLLKQPVIMWVGYVVAYLAGGIPAGREALHSLFVEKKLDVDLLMVVAALGAASIGQAADGAILLFLFSLSNTLQDWAMGRTKHAISALMDLNPAGATLRRDGRERWCELGDIQIGDMLIIKPGERIAADARVTLGQTAVDESPITGESLPIDKAVGAELASGTVNLNGSVEAEVIRPAGDSTLAKLVALMEQAQTAKSRTETITERWESPYATAVLVLVPLVFVLLRYGFNLGVDTSWYRAMTFMVVASPCAVVISTPAVMLSAMAAAARGGVLFKSSAAMDTLARVNTVAFDKTGTLTQAKMTVARIVADDEAGALALAAGLESHSEHPIAQAVVTAARAQNVSFAAVRNAQAIPGMGIEAELDSIELGGVEQGSVDKVWAGNLRLMEREGASLTPAQDAALRELNTEGSSTVIVGVGSRVIAVMGVSDTLRPGITEAIAGLRAAGVEHQVMLTGDKAEVAQAVAHHIGLTEYRAELLPEDKLRIMGELTGPLAMVGDGVNDAPALARADLGIAVASGTDVAIESADVVLMKNDLGKLAGAVKLAKDARRTVILNLAFAFGVILIIAPLAVAGHIPLPLGVVAHEGGTVFVVFMGLRLLRHRL, via the coding sequence ATGACCACCCCCAACACCGCGACACCAAACCGTTTTGCCGCGCCGGCACGTCAACCCCGCTTCAACCTCTCGCCCGAACTGCGCTTTGCCGTCATGATGACCGGCCTGACCTTGGTGGGCCTGCTGGTGGGCGCGGCGGGGCAGTACCTTCTCAAGCAGCCCGTCATCATGTGGGTCGGCTACGTCGTCGCCTACTTGGCCGGAGGCATTCCCGCCGGGCGTGAGGCGCTGCACAGCTTGTTCGTGGAAAAAAAGCTGGACGTGGACTTACTGATGGTGGTGGCCGCTCTGGGCGCGGCGAGTATCGGGCAGGCGGCGGACGGCGCGATTTTGCTGTTCTTGTTTAGCCTCAGCAACACTCTCCAGGACTGGGCGATGGGCCGCACCAAGCACGCCATCAGCGCCCTGATGGACCTGAACCCGGCGGGAGCCACCCTGCGCCGTGACGGACGCGAGCGTTGGTGCGAACTGGGAGACATTCAAATTGGCGACATGCTGATCATCAAACCCGGCGAGCGAATTGCCGCCGACGCCCGCGTGACACTGGGACAGACGGCGGTGGACGAGTCACCCATCACCGGGGAGAGCTTGCCGATTGACAAGGCTGTGGGCGCAGAACTCGCTTCCGGCACGGTCAACCTCAACGGCAGCGTGGAGGCGGAAGTGATTCGCCCGGCGGGAGACAGCACGCTGGCCAAGCTGGTGGCGCTGATGGAGCAGGCCCAGACGGCCAAAAGCCGCACCGAGACCATCACCGAGCGCTGGGAAAGCCCATACGCCACAGCGGTGTTGGTACTGGTGCCGCTGGTGTTCGTGCTGCTGCGCTACGGTTTTAACTTGGGAGTAGACACTTCGTGGTACCGCGCCATGACCTTCATGGTGGTGGCCAGCCCCTGCGCGGTGGTCATCAGCACGCCCGCCGTGATGCTCAGCGCCATGGCGGCGGCAGCACGCGGCGGGGTGCTGTTCAAGAGCAGCGCGGCCATGGACACCCTGGCCCGCGTCAACACCGTCGCCTTCGACAAGACTGGCACCCTGACTCAGGCAAAGATGACGGTGGCCCGCATAGTGGCCGACGACGAGGCGGGGGCACTAGCCCTAGCCGCCGGACTGGAAAGCCACAGCGAACACCCGATTGCACAGGCCGTGGTGACGGCGGCGCGGGCGCAGAACGTCTCGTTCGCCGCTGTCAGGAACGCGCAGGCCATCCCCGGCATGGGCATTGAGGCCGAGCTGGACAGTATTGAACTGGGCGGTGTTGAGCAGGGCAGTGTTGACAAAGTCTGGGCCGGGAACCTCCGCTTGATGGAGCGGGAGGGAGCCAGCTTGACACCCGCTCAGGACGCTGCCCTGCGCGAGCTGAATACCGAAGGCAGCAGCACCGTGATCGTGGGCGTGGGAAGCCGCGTGATAGCCGTGATGGGCGTATCCGACACCCTGCGCCCCGGCATTACTGAGGCCATCGCGGGCCTGCGGGCGGCGGGCGTGGAGCATCAGGTGATGCTGACCGGCGACAAAGCGGAAGTGGCACAGGCCGTGGCCCACCATATCGGCCTGACCGAGTACCGCGCCGAGTTGTTGCCTGAAGACAAACTGCGGATCATGGGCGAGTTGACCGGCCCGCTGGCGATGGTTGGCGACGGCGTGAACGACGCCCCCGCTCTGGCCCGCGCCGATCTGGGTATCGCGGTGGCCAGCGGCACCGACGTAGCCATCGAGAGCGCCGACGTGGTGCTGATGAAAAACGACCTGGGCAAACTGGCAGGCGCAGTCAAACTGGCTAAAGACGCCCGCCGCACCGTGATTCTCAATCTGGCTTTTGCCTTCGGAGTCATTTTGATCATTGCGCCACTGGCAGTGGCCGGACACATTCCCCTTCCGCTGGGCGTGGTCGCGCACGAGGGCGGCACCGTCTTCGTGGTGTTCATGGGGCTGCGGCTGCTGCGTCACCGACTGTGA
- the acnA gene encoding aconitate hydratase AcnA → MAQNLFGARAVLSEGEGGKVYYYKLDTLKQRGYDVDKLPFSVKVLLESVLREANDYDVRQEDVLNVAGWKPVNAEIEIPFKPARVILQDFTGVPAVVDLAAMRTAMVSLGGDPKKINPLIPVDLVIDHSVQVDEYGTDLALLHNMALEFERNNERYEFLRWGQQAFDNFGVVPPASGIVHQVNLEYLAKGVQSRPEDDGIVVYPDSLVGTDSHTTMINGIGIVGWGVGGIEAEAVMLGQPIYMLMPEVVGFKVSGKPVEGVTATDIALTVTEMLRKAGVVGKFVEFYGAGLSNMTLPDRATIANMAPEYGATMGFFPVDEEALRYLRRTGRLPDEVELVETYCKAQGLFRTDETPDPVFSSMIELDLSSVVPSLSGPKRPQDRVALTDMQPVFGEALLAPIKQRGFELPAETLGAKGTITGTGYQIGHGSVVLAAITSCTNTSNPSVLIAAGLVAKKAVELGLDSKPWVKTSLAPGSRVVTEYLEAAGLQTYLDQIGFNTVGYGCTTCIGNSGPLPEATVDAIKEGNLVAASVLSGNRNFEGRINPDIRANYLASPPLVVAYALAGTVDIDLATGVIGTSKDGYPVYLKDLWPSNAEIQQVMDVAINAEMFKKIYDGIEQSNAQWNAIPVSGGDLYNWNEDSTYIQNPPFFENLADGVKEVSDIASARVLVKVSDSVTTDHISPAGSFGASSPAGKYLIDNGVTQKDFNSYGSRRGNDRIMTRGTFANIRLKNQLAPGTEGGFTTNFLNGEVTSIYDASVAYKAAGVPLVVLAGKDYGMGSSRDWAAKGTFLLGVKAVIAESFERIHRSNLVGMGVLPLMYKNGDTADSLGITGEEMFHFHLPATLKPREDVTVTVTDLKGISRDIVVQCRIDTPVEVDYYKNGGILQTVLRSILKKGETAQA, encoded by the coding sequence ATGGCACAGAACCTATTCGGCGCACGCGCAGTCTTGAGTGAAGGTGAAGGCGGCAAGGTCTACTACTACAAGTTAGATACCCTCAAACAGCGCGGCTATGACGTAGACAAGCTGCCCTTCTCAGTCAAAGTGCTGCTCGAAAGCGTGCTGCGCGAAGCCAACGACTATGACGTGCGTCAAGAAGACGTGCTGAACGTCGCGGGTTGGAAGCCGGTCAACGCGGAAATTGAAATCCCATTCAAGCCTGCCCGCGTGATTTTGCAGGATTTTACTGGCGTGCCTGCGGTGGTGGACTTGGCCGCTATGCGGACCGCGATGGTCAGCTTGGGCGGCGATCCCAAAAAGATCAACCCGCTGATTCCGGTGGACTTGGTGATTGACCACAGCGTGCAGGTCGACGAGTACGGCACCGACTTGGCCCTGCTTCACAACATGGCGCTGGAATTTGAGCGCAACAACGAGCGCTACGAGTTCCTGCGTTGGGGCCAGCAGGCCTTCGACAACTTCGGCGTGGTGCCGCCCGCTTCGGGCATCGTTCACCAAGTCAACTTGGAATACCTCGCCAAAGGCGTGCAGAGCCGCCCCGAAGACGACGGCATTGTCGTCTACCCGGATTCCCTTGTCGGCACCGATTCGCACACCACCATGATCAACGGTATCGGGATTGTCGGCTGGGGCGTCGGCGGGATCGAGGCCGAAGCGGTGATGCTGGGCCAGCCGATTTACATGCTGATGCCGGAAGTGGTCGGCTTTAAGGTGAGCGGCAAGCCGGTAGAAGGCGTCACCGCCACGGACATTGCTCTGACCGTCACCGAGATGCTGCGTAAAGCTGGAGTGGTCGGCAAGTTCGTGGAGTTCTACGGCGCGGGCCTGAGCAACATGACGCTGCCTGACCGGGCCACGATTGCCAACATGGCTCCCGAATACGGCGCGACCATGGGCTTTTTCCCGGTGGACGAGGAAGCCCTGCGCTACCTGCGCCGCACCGGACGCCTACCCGACGAAGTGGAATTGGTGGAAACTTACTGCAAGGCTCAGGGCCTCTTCCGCACCGACGAAACGCCTGACCCGGTGTTCAGCAGCATGATCGAGCTGGATCTCAGCAGCGTGGTACCCAGCCTGTCCGGCCCCAAGCGCCCGCAAGACCGCGTGGCGCTGACCGACATGCAGCCTGTCTTTGGCGAGGCATTGCTGGCTCCCATCAAGCAGCGGGGCTTTGAGCTGCCCGCCGAGACTTTGGGCGCAAAAGGCACCATCACTGGCACCGGCTACCAGATTGGGCACGGCTCGGTGGTGCTGGCAGCGATTACTTCTTGCACCAACACCTCCAACCCCAGCGTGCTGATCGCGGCGGGCCTTGTTGCCAAAAAAGCTGTGGAGTTGGGACTGGACAGCAAGCCCTGGGTCAAGACCTCGCTGGCTCCGGGCTCGCGTGTGGTGACCGAGTACCTGGAAGCGGCGGGCCTGCAAACCTACCTCGACCAGATCGGCTTCAACACCGTCGGCTACGGCTGCACGACCTGCATCGGCAACTCCGGCCCGCTGCCGGAAGCCACCGTGGACGCCATCAAGGAAGGCAATCTGGTGGCCGCCTCGGTGCTGTCGGGCAACCGCAACTTTGAAGGGCGCATCAACCCTGACATCCGTGCCAACTACCTCGCTTCACCGCCCCTGGTGGTGGCCTACGCGCTGGCCGGAACGGTGGACATCGACCTTGCCACAGGCGTGATCGGCACCAGCAAAGACGGCTATCCGGTCTACCTCAAAGACCTCTGGCCCAGCAACGCCGAGATTCAGCAAGTCATGGACGTGGCCATCAACGCCGAGATGTTCAAGAAGATCTATGACGGCATCGAGCAGAGCAACGCCCAGTGGAACGCCATTCCGGTGTCGGGCGGCGACCTGTACAACTGGAACGAGGACAGCACCTACATCCAGAACCCGCCGTTCTTTGAGAACTTGGCTGACGGCGTGAAGGAAGTCAGCGACATTGCCAGCGCCCGCGTGCTGGTGAAGGTGTCGGACTCGGTGACCACCGACCACATCAGCCCCGCTGGAAGCTTCGGCGCGTCCTCGCCTGCCGGCAAGTACCTGATCGACAACGGCGTGACCCAAAAGGATTTCAACTCCTACGGCTCACGGCGCGGCAACGACCGCATCATGACGCGCGGCACCTTCGCCAACATCCGCCTCAAGAACCAGCTCGCGCCCGGCACCGAGGGCGGCTTTACCACCAACTTCCTGAACGGCGAAGTGACCAGCATTTACGACGCTTCGGTGGCTTACAAAGCTGCGGGCGTGCCGCTGGTGGTGCTGGCGGGCAAGGACTACGGCATGGGCAGCAGCCGCGACTGGGCCGCCAAGGGCACTTTCTTGCTGGGCGTCAAGGCCGTGATTGCCGAGAGCTTTGAGCGCATTCACCGCAGCAACCTCGTTGGCATGGGCGTCTTGCCTCTGATGTACAAAAATGGCGACACCGCCGACTCGCTGGGTATTACGGGTGAGGAAATGTTCCACTTCCACCTGCCCGCGACCCTCAAGCCCCGCGAGGACGTGACCGTGACCGTCACCGATTTGAAGGGCATCAGCCGCGACATCGTGGTGCAGTGCCGGATCGATACGCCCGTTGAAGTGGATTACTACAAAAACGGTGGCATCCTGCAAACCGTGCTGCGGAGCATTTTGAAGAAAGGCGAAACCGCACAAGCGTAA
- a CDS encoding DUF3825 domain-containing protein: protein MHESLFTLSKEQNKETAFAFFPHKDQDYDAPFRYLANMAQKEQWNLPSMPYKGDFPILKNYLDHTFRRLKELELVKISPDEQMACFNTGLQTEKEQDIYAVFRMNDKLNSEDWIFYRFCDSYSDLLDSFRPLPEIAHYITNLASLIYDSELRVEISHEHIYEDNKDRLPDTIRENQFVSIALMNSAIQKAQKMVKRNYKIAIPIWYRGKIDLLLPGYLLNGEKPDIAFVTDRVGDIYKVRTIFTMEMAYNNARLIAKPDRDWLNP, encoded by the coding sequence ATGCATGAATCGCTTTTCACGCTATCTAAAGAACAGAATAAGGAGACCGCCTTTGCTTTTTTTCCACATAAGGATCAAGATTACGACGCGCCCTTTAGGTATCTTGCTAATATGGCTCAGAAGGAGCAGTGGAATCTTCCTTCTATGCCCTACAAGGGCGACTTTCCCATACTGAAAAATTATTTAGATCATACATTTAGGCGTTTGAAAGAGCTCGAATTGGTCAAAATATCACCCGATGAACAGATGGCTTGCTTTAATACTGGCCTACAGACAGAAAAAGAACAGGATATATATGCAGTTTTCAGGATGAATGACAAACTTAATTCAGAAGATTGGATATTCTACAGATTCTGTGATTCTTACTCCGACCTGCTTGATTCATTTAGACCGCTCCCTGAAATAGCGCACTATATTACTAATCTCGCGAGTCTGATATATGACTCTGAGCTTCGAGTTGAGATTAGTCATGAGCATATATACGAAGACAATAAAGATCGCCTTCCAGACACAATCAGAGAAAACCAATTTGTCAGTATAGCTTTAATGAACAGCGCAATACAAAAAGCTCAAAAAATGGTTAAGAGAAATTATAAAATAGCGATTCCGATTTGGTACAGGGGTAAAATAGACCTACTACTTCCCGGCTATCTTTTGAACGGTGAGAAACCAGATATAGCATTTGTTACAGATCGTGTTGGTGATATATACAAGGTACGTACTATATTTACTATGGAAATGGCTTATAACAATGCACGCCTCATAGCTAAACCAGATCGTGATTGGTTGAACCCTTAA
- a CDS encoding type II toxin-antitoxin system PemK/MazF family toxin, with protein sequence MKRGEIWQAVLEPRSGSEQRGRRPVLVLMRDNFLRNERWQSIMVVPISSSQTQAGRGPTNVALPAGMGGLALNSVALCHQLTTLDRNKLEQCLGEVPEAQIKQVEAGVLLALGIEF encoded by the coding sequence ATGAAACGCGGCGAAATCTGGCAAGCGGTTCTGGAACCCCGCAGCGGCAGCGAACAACGCGGCAGACGGCCCGTGCTGGTGCTGATGCGCGACAACTTTTTGCGAAACGAACGCTGGCAAAGCATTATGGTGGTGCCTATTTCCAGTTCTCAGACACAGGCAGGGCGAGGCCCAACTAATGTGGCACTGCCCGCTGGCATGGGCGGGCTGGCGCTCAACTCGGTGGCGCTTTGTCACCAACTCACCACCCTTGACCGCAACAAGTTGGAGCAGTGTTTGGGTGAAGTACCGGAAGCGCAGATCAAGCAAGTAGAAGCGGGCGTGTTGCTGGCGCTGGGGATTGAATTTTAG
- a CDS encoding 1,4-dihydroxy-6-naphthoate synthase has product MTSASTDPAALDLGYSFCPNDTFIFYALSHGKVPTPAPVREVLEDVQTLNDWAVASRLPITKISYRAYFEVMHDYVALRSGGALGRGVGPLVVAREELGDLNGKTVLSPGALTTAELLLKIVYPEVKVVRVRYDEVMPAVERGELNGQAVDAGLIIHESRFTYHQHGLTKLLDLGAWWENETGLPLPLGAILVRRDLLPETQWALNQAVKASLEYAYQHPQEPKAYIRQHALEMADEVMQAHIDLYVNDFSLDVGDEGTQAVTELHRRAVAAGAVKACDLPLFVEPAEAEAQADTTP; this is encoded by the coding sequence ATGACTTCTGCTTCCACCGACCCCGCCGCGCTCGACCTCGGCTACTCGTTTTGCCCCAACGACACTTTTATCTTTTATGCTCTCTCGCACGGAAAAGTGCCGACGCCTGCGCCCGTGCGCGAAGTGCTGGAGGACGTGCAGACGCTCAATGACTGGGCGGTGGCGAGCCGCTTGCCGATCACCAAAATCAGCTATCGCGCTTACTTTGAAGTGATGCACGATTACGTGGCTCTCCGCAGCGGCGGAGCGCTGGGACGCGGCGTGGGGCCGCTGGTGGTGGCGCGGGAGGAGTTGGGCGACCTCAACGGCAAAACGGTGCTGTCGCCCGGAGCGCTGACCACCGCCGAGTTGCTGCTCAAAATCGTTTACCCCGAGGTCAAGGTGGTGCGGGTGCGCTACGACGAGGTGATGCCCGCTGTAGAACGGGGTGAGCTGAACGGGCAAGCGGTGGACGCGGGCCTGATCATTCACGAATCGCGCTTTACCTATCATCAGCACGGCCTGACCAAGTTGTTGGACTTGGGCGCGTGGTGGGAAAATGAAACCGGCTTGCCGCTGCCACTCGGCGCAATTTTGGTGCGGCGCGACTTGCTGCCTGAAACCCAGTGGGCGCTGAATCAAGCGGTCAAAGCCAGCCTCGAATACGCTTACCAGCATCCGCAGGAACCCAAAGCCTACATCCGCCAGCACGCCCTGGAAATGGCCGACGAAGTCATGCAGGCGCACATCGATTTGTATGTCAACGACTTCAGCTTGGATGTGGGCGACGAAGGCACGCAGGCAGTCACAGAGCTGCACAGGCGGGCAGTCGCAGCGGGGGCGGTGAAGGCGTGCGACTTGCCTTTGTTCGTGGAGCCTGCCGAAGCTGAGGCCCAAGCAGATACGACACCCTGA
- a CDS encoding DUF885 domain-containing protein: protein MTSLQPDDLARRYIRLAHHLDAHSPSFIDGYGGPAELADRTLRPVAEVKAELEALQDDVQNEPDATRRTFLEAQTRAMHTLARILGGEKLPYEKEVRGLYGIDPVRADLSELDAALRELDAALPGTGRLSEREEAVRARVTVEPENLLRVAEPIVTELRRRTQQQLGLPDGENFSIGLVNNQPWGGYNWPLGNLQSRIDINTDLAVALTSLPDLMAHEGYPGHHTEHATKEAELVRGRGWFEHSIQLINAPECVVSEGIAMNALTAVMSEQEVGEWLTGELASVAGLEPEAVQAALHLARLKEKFSSVSGHAAMMLHQDGASQREVLDFFQHYGATEERAQKSFDFIAQPTFRAYIFTYSVGSGLVRQAVERGAVTFRELLREPKTPSDLRV from the coding sequence ATGACTTCTCTACAACCTGACGACCTCGCCCGCCGCTACATTCGACTGGCCCATCATCTGGACGCCCACTCGCCCAGTTTTATTGACGGGTACGGCGGCCCCGCCGAGTTGGCAGACCGCACGCTGCGTCCGGTTGCCGAAGTGAAAGCCGAGTTGGAAGCGCTGCAAGACGACGTTCAGAACGAGCCCGACGCCACGCGCCGCACTTTTTTAGAAGCCCAGACGCGGGCCATGCACACCCTTGCCCGGATCTTGGGCGGCGAGAAGTTGCCTTACGAAAAAGAAGTGCGCGGCTTATACGGTATTGACCCCGTACGGGCCGATCTGAGCGAGTTGGACGCCGCTTTGAGGGAACTCGACGCCGCCTTGCCGGGTACGGGCCGCCTCAGTGAGCGCGAAGAAGCAGTGCGGGCGCGGGTGACGGTTGAACCTGAGAACCTGCTGCGGGTGGCCGAGCCGATTGTGACGGAGTTGCGGCGGCGCACCCAGCAGCAACTCGGCTTGCCGGACGGTGAAAACTTCAGCATTGGCCTGGTCAACAACCAGCCCTGGGGCGGATACAACTGGCCGCTCGGCAACTTGCAAAGCCGAATTGACATCAATACTGACTTGGCGGTAGCGCTGACCAGCTTGCCGGATTTGATGGCCCACGAAGGCTATCCGGGCCACCACACCGAACACGCCACCAAGGAAGCCGAACTGGTGCGCGGGCGCGGTTGGTTCGAACACAGCATTCAACTGATCAACGCGCCGGAATGCGTCGTCAGCGAGGGAATCGCCATGAACGCCCTCACCGCCGTGATGAGTGAGCAAGAAGTCGGCGAGTGGCTGACGGGAGAACTGGCCAGTGTGGCTGGGCTTGAGCCGGAAGCGGTGCAGGCGGCTCTCCATCTGGCGCGGCTCAAGGAAAAATTCAGCAGTGTTTCCGGTCACGCGGCGATGATGCTGCATCAAGACGGAGCGAGCCAGCGCGAGGTTTTGGACTTTTTTCAGCACTACGGCGCAACCGAGGAGCGGGCGCAAAAGAGCTTTGATTTTATTGCCCAGCCGACTTTTCGGGCCTACATCTTTACTTACAGCGTGGGTAGTGGGCTGGTGCGCCAAGCGGTGGAACGCGGCGCGGTGACGTTCAGAGAGCTGCTGAGAGAACCGAAGACGCCGAGTGACTTGCGAGTTTAG
- a CDS encoding replication-associated recombination protein A: MTLFDPPAPLAERLRPRTLAEVVGQRHLLGPGKPLTRTLASKRLGSFILWGPPGVGKTTLARLMAAEVDAHFIALSAVSAGVKDVREATVEAERLRGRGQKTILFLDEIHRFNKAQQDALLPHVESGLLTLIGATTENPSFEVNPALRSRARTLVLEALTPEDVRGLLERALSDARGLPNVTAEPEALDLLARLADGDARRALSTLEVASTLAEPITPEAVTEAFGRHLPQMDKGGEDFYNLISALHKSVRASHVDASLYWLARMIEGGADSLYVARRIVRMAAEDIGLADPQALRLAVAARDTAEFLGSPEGDLALAQAVVYLALAPKSNSVYTAWKAALSAVREGESLAVPLHLRNAPTALMRSQGYGQSYAYYFDDPSGSFAQNYLPHGVELNLYSPNGEGWENRMAERWRKLREAHGEALDRT; this comes from the coding sequence ATGACGCTGTTTGATCCGCCCGCTCCCCTCGCTGAGCGTCTGCGCCCACGCACCCTCGCGGAAGTCGTCGGCCAGCGCCATTTGCTCGGCCCAGGCAAACCGCTGACCCGCACCCTGGCTTCCAAGCGGCTGGGTTCCTTCATTCTCTGGGGGCCACCCGGCGTCGGCAAAACCACTTTGGCCCGTCTCATGGCCGCAGAAGTGGACGCGCATTTCATAGCTCTTTCCGCTGTCTCGGCAGGCGTCAAGGATGTGCGCGAGGCCACCGTGGAGGCCGAGCGGCTGCGTGGGCGCGGCCAAAAGACCATTCTTTTCCTCGACGAAATTCACCGCTTTAACAAGGCCCAGCAAGACGCCCTGCTGCCGCACGTCGAATCCGGTCTGCTGACCCTCATTGGCGCGACCACCGAAAACCCCAGCTTTGAAGTCAATCCGGCTCTGCGCTCGCGCGCCAGAACGCTGGTGCTGGAAGCGCTGACGCCTGAAGACGTGCGCGGCCTGCTGGAACGGGCGCTCAGCGATGCGCGTGGCCTGCCCAACGTCACCGCCGAGCCCGAAGCGCTGGACTTGCTGGCCCGCCTCGCTGACGGCGACGCTCGCCGGGCGCTCAGCACTTTGGAAGTGGCTTCCACGCTGGCCGAACCGATCACGCCGGAGGCCGTCACTGAGGCGTTTGGCCGCCACTTGCCGCAGATGGACAAGGGCGGCGAAGATTTCTACAACTTGATTTCAGCGCTGCACAAATCGGTGCGGGCCAGCCACGTAGACGCCTCGCTTTACTGGCTGGCCCGCATGATCGAAGGCGGCGCTGACTCCCTGTACGTGGCCCGCAGGATTGTGCGGATGGCTGCCGAAGATATCGGCCTCGCTGATCCACAAGCCCTGCGCTTGGCCGTCGCTGCCCGCGACACTGCCGAGTTTCTGGGCAGCCCCGAGGGTGATTTGGCACTGGCGCAGGCGGTGGTGTATTTGGCGCTGGCTCCCAAAAGCAATAGCGTCTATACGGCTTGGAAAGCCGCTCTGAGCGCCGTTCGGGAAGGCGAGAGCTTGGCCGTTCCGCTGCACCTTCGTAACGCCCCCACCGCTCTGATGCGCTCACAAGGCTACGGGCAAAGCTATGCTTACTACTTTGACGATCCGTCGGGCAGCTTTGCTCAGAACTATTTGCCACACGGCGTAGAGCTGAACTTGTATAGCCCCAATGGTGAAGGTTGGGAAAACAGAATGGCCGAGCGCTGGCGCAAGCTGCGGGAAGCACATGGAGAAGCCCTAGACAGAACATGA